The genomic interval GAATTCACCGGAAATTTATGTGGACGGAACGTTCAAGGTAAACTCGTTCGGAGATTATGAAacctcgttcgaaatttccctAAACTCTAGGATTTACCGCAATGATATAAGTCACACGGTTTGGGAAGAATCGTTAtcgcaaataaaatttaatcgtcATAAATTTTACAGGTTGTCCCCAATAGCCCGCCAATCGCCCAACTGTACACGATCCATATGCGCGTGATGGATACTGtatgtatttcttttattcgcaATGAAACGTATTCTCtaatattgaataatgaattaacaaacgcatacaatatacgtatgtatacgaaaatttatgtaaatgTTAATTTTCTATCATGATCTTACGATCAAACGtgacaatgaaaaatcatccaaGCTTCCGGTCTAAGGTTCAACACGTTATAGATCATGCAATTCATTTTACAGGGACTAGCGGCTGTATTCATATTGTGTAGTGCGAAGACAAAGGCACTATGTACAgctgtttttcgaaaaatattggaaCTTGCAACCGAAATCGAACAAAGTCTACGTTTCGCCATGGGCGATTATGAACACGCGGCTATGAGCGCTCTGCGCGAATTGTTTCCCGCGGTCAGCCTACATGGGTgctggttttatttttaacaagtGAAGCACGTGGAAtacgtttgaattatttagaTAAAAACAGTGTGTTCTCGGACGGTTGTCATAGCAATTGGCTGAGGAATCAATGAGTggttcgataaaatttatcaatttttcgatgagTCGGTTGTAATTTTCGTTACAAAATCGTCGTCAGTTTTATGGAATTTCAAAGCAAAACAAGtgattttgaattattattttttgattctttgaaTTGACTTTTACTGACCTAATTCcaattttatgttattttattcgaatcttCTCTAGTGCTTCTCTATTCATGAATCAAAGTTACATGTATTTGGCACATTAATTGATTTGGATGCTCTTTTCTAGATGCTCGGCACAGCCTGAGTGTTGATAGGTAATGTAATCTGATACATGACCAAGAattagagaaatgaaaagaatcacaaaaaatgatgattatcgAGTATTGAAAACTGACGGATATGACAGAAAATCACATATAACTTATGAGCTTTTGTATCTTCTGCAGATTTACGTTGCGTGAGTTTCTGGAGCGCTGCGTGACGAGGGCGGGTTTGATGCAAATCGAAGGTCCGGACCATGATGAAGGTGAGTAACGAATGTTTATCTGTTATTCTAACTATCGTTCGATGACACATTTCGTACTCGTAGGGGGTGCCGAGGACGAGGATGAACTGGTTCCACCCGGATTGATGGCTGCGGGGGAACCAGTCATCGGTGATCAAAATATAGGTACTTActccatgaaattttttagacTTCATTGATTTCTTCGACTATCGTTGACCGTTGACCCAATTGTTATCAGCTCGAGGAAACGACAATCGACGTGGTAGGGGTATCAGGGCAATAAGGGGCAACAATCCCCGTGGTTTGCGGCGTGCTCGTGGCAGGGCTGCTGCTGAACTACGCCGCCCTGAAGAACCCCGGATTGGGGTTGATAACGGTGAGCAGAGATCAGTGTGATTCTATAAATTACAATCAAGGGACGACGAGGTGTCAGATTCTTCCTAGTAGCTCGTGTCAATCAAGATCCCGTTGAGAATTTGTTCTCCATGGTCCGTACGTACGGAGGGACTTTTAATCCTAATCCCACGGCGAAAGCTTTCCGGCAAATCCTACAGAAAAATATGAGCTAATACTCATGAATAAATATGAGCTCCTACAGAATATATGATATACGAGCACACAGCAATGAAGCTCGTGCTCACGAACTAGAAAATACGCTTGACCGTTTCTCCGTCGACATTGAAGACGAGTCGCAGGTGCGGGCAAATATCAACCATGTTGTCATCGACGTTGACGAAAATCCAGAGGCAACTCTCGAGTAAGATAATATTGTTACGCTGGGGGAAATCTCTTCATGGGATCTTAGCGTATACGCATCGCATGGTCCGATAGGTAGGTTGTTAGTGCCAGTCGAGTAGGGCTGCTGTCGCGCTGTCAAGACGTCGTGACCAACGTCATGATGTTTGACCGCGGGCAGTCAGCCGCCTCCTCTTGGCGCTACCTCCAAACTCTTCGTCAGATGTCTTTGacgtctgtcaatctgacgttgcctagttggctgttattattgtaaataacagTCTGTTCAGAACTAGCGAAGAGAGCGCCCGCactttttctgaataaaacagACTTATTGTAAATCCAATCCCCTGACCCGTTTATTCCCACTCCGGTTAACCGCCCGGAGTAACACTGGTGTCAGAAGTGGATCTGGGGATTTGGATTGTCTTAATTTCAATACGCGCGCGGGTGAAAGTGCTTGAAAAATGGTGTTGAAGAAGGATCTTCGTGGTCGCCTGCGTAGCCAAGCGGTTGCAGAGGATTCTCCTGCCATCGCTCCGGTTGTACCTCCTGCAGCCGGCGAACCTTCTTCAGGGGTTTTGGAAGCCCTACAGCTCCTCATCCGGCAGTCACAAGCTGCAGATGAGAGAATGGCGTGCCTTCAGCGGCAAGTAACCGGGATGGCGTTCCTTCTGAGAGACCATGGGATATTGGCCGAAGCTGGACGCCCCTCTCCTGCTCCAAGGACGCCCCCGACGCCGCTGCTCGCTGCTCGCCCGATTCCAGCACCGAGGACACCTCAAGTATCGCCTTCGGGCGGAGTTCCTATTTCGGTAGCTGCTAGTCCGGGAGGCTTAGCGAACCCCCGGGATCCGGAACGAGCGTTCCGTGCTTTTTCTAAGGCTCGCTGCGTGGCTGCTCCTACAGGGGTGGTCACCCCTGCTGCAAATTTTCCCTCTCTTAGCGGGAATGCTCCCCAACGACCGGCTTCTGCATCTTCCCGTGCCGCTAGAGCACCTGCTTCTTTTGCTCCTCCACAGCAGAAGCAGACCTCGACGGGACGCGCCCCCTCACGTCGTTCCTATGCAGAAGCGGTCTCCAGAGGATCTCCGCCAGTTCCTGCTGCAGCAAAATTGGTAGTGGCTAGAACCGCTGCACCTATCTCTCGCTCTTTGCGCACTCCGTCACGGCCAACTGCTCGTCACCAGATCAGGGTTGGCACGTTTGACGGACTCTCGAACTGGGTCGAGAAAACTTTGGCGCagttgaaaaaggaaattttaaCCGGCATTCGCGCCGAACTGTTTGCTTCGAGTTCTAGATCCCGTGGAGATGCTCGCCGGTCTCCTCCTCAGGGTCGCCGATGCTCGTATTGTAAGAAGAATGGACATGAGTTCCAGAATTGTTGGACGCGGGCTCACAACAACTCGTGTCGTCAGTCCGGTACCACCACGACGGGGTCCACGAATTGGCGACAGGCACCGCCAAAAGGACGGATGGACTGCGGATGCTGCAGTCTTTGTGAGAAAGGACTCTTCGTCTAGGCCAGTGCGTGTTTTGCCGTCTACTGACTTTTCGCAGCTTGGCATCTGACTAGCGGACTTTTCGGTGCGTCGTGCGTCTGCTGGGCTAGGGTCTTCGTCAGTGTCACCGGTACTAAATGTCTGCTGCTTTAATGCTCAGTCCTTGCCTGCCCACGTCGATgagtttcgcgattttttcaaaataaatttgtacCATGTTGTGGCGGTGACTGAGACGTGGCTCAATGATGTAGTGTTGGATGAACAGATCTCTCTGCCAGGTTACTCTGTTCTTCGTGTTAATCGGAGAGGGCGGCATGGTGGTGGTGTTGCACTGTTTCGTCATAGTGGATTGTCTGGCCGTGTGGTTGCGTCATCTGGATCCTTGCAGCGTGACGGTGTTCCTGAGTTTCTCCTGGCGGAGGTTTGGAGTGCATCGGGtcctaattttttgttcgcagTGGTTTATAGCGCGTTATTCGTTCGTGTGTGTTCTTGGTGATTTAAATGCGGACTTGTTGAGGGACACGTTTAATTCGCGTCATTTGAAGGACTTTTTTGCCTCGCAGGGGCTGCATATTGTGCCTCTTCAGCCGATACATCATACTCAGAGTTCGCATACCTTGCTTGATGTCTGTGCTGTCTCTGATCTCTGTCGCC from Athalia rosae chromosome 6, iyAthRosa1.1, whole genome shotgun sequence carries:
- the LOC125501323 gene encoding translation initiation factor IF-2-like isoform X2 is translated as MVLKKDLRGRLRSQAVAEDSPAIAPVVPPAAGEPSSGVLEALQLLIRQSQAADERMACLQRQVTGMAFLLRDHGILAEAGRPSPAPRTPPTPLLAARPIPAPRTPQVSPSGGVPISVAASPGGLANPRDPERAFRAFSKARCVAAPTGVVTPAANFPSLSGNAPQRPASASSRAARAPASFAPPQQKQTSTGRAPSRRSYAEAVSRGSPPVPAAAKLVVARTAAPISRSLRTPSRPTARHQIRVGTFDGLSNWVEKTLAQLKKEILTGIRAELFASSSRSRGDARRSPPQGRRCSYCKKNGHEFQNCWTRAHNNSCRQSGTTTTGSTNWRQAPPKGRMDCGCCSLCEKGLFV
- the LOC125501288 gene encoding uncharacterized protein LOC125501288; the encoded protein is MLDLAPPKEIFDDVCRRNPAVAINFSFAVIESAIQRVRTKLRPATRATLRDLGAVLIDYAPTEQSYRGVIEATDGSVAVMFASEKMLRRLGNSPEIYVDGTFKVVPNSPPIAQLYTIHMRVMDTGLAAVFILCSAKTKALCTAVFRKILELATEIEQSLRFAMGDYEHAAMSALRELFPAVSLHGCWFYF